The following coding sequences lie in one Mycoplasma tauri genomic window:
- a CDS encoding nicotinate-nucleotide adenylyltransferase, whose translation MKIGLFGGSFNPVHNGHIKIAEYAYKNIGLDKIYFIPTAVSPFKKNNKVAKNEDRVNMLELALEDSKMNYEVSHFELKRGGVSYTFETIRYFKQKFPNDELFFIMGSDLLPKFHKWEYVDEMTQKCKFVVYKRTKNINKINVKKFNLLLMNNPITNESSTDIRSGQLNQTCLKVNQYIGNNFLYANEIIHSILSARRAKHCVATAEFAAKLAKSFKYDAKIAYYAGLFHDICKEMNEDSFRNFLGQFYFDINDKNKYPFHKLHQMAGAHWVRDIYMNENKDIFNAIYIHTTLSPELSVLDKIIFIADKICDGRAFDGVQKLRKIALENFDEGFKEVVRRTYHYNLEKGVKFTIEQLNVYNKWMKD comes from the coding sequence ATGAAAATAGGATTATTTGGTGGGTCTTTTAACCCTGTTCACAATGGACATATAAAAATTGCTGAATATGCTTATAAAAATATAGGTTTAGACAAAATTTATTTTATACCAACAGCAGTCAGCCCATTTAAAAAGAATAATAAAGTTGCTAAGAATGAAGATAGAGTTAACATGTTGGAGTTAGCGCTTGAAGATTCTAAAATGAATTATGAAGTTTCTCATTTTGAACTTAAGCGTGGGGGTGTGAGTTACACATTTGAAACAATAAGATACTTTAAACAAAAATTCCCAAATGATGAATTATTTTTTATTATGGGATCAGATCTTTTACCTAAATTTCACAAATGAGAATATGTTGATGAAATGACACAAAAATGTAAGTTTGTCGTTTATAAAAGAACAAAAAATATTAACAAAATTAATGTAAAAAAATTTAATTTATTGTTAATGAACAATCCTATTACAAATGAATCTTCAACAGACATTCGTTCAGGACAGTTAAATCAAACTTGTTTAAAAGTTAACCAATATATTGGAAATAATTTTTTGTATGCTAATGAAATTATTCACTCAATATTAAGCGCTAGACGTGCTAAACATTGTGTTGCTACAGCTGAATTTGCAGCAAAATTAGCTAAAAGTTTTAAATATGATGCAAAAATTGCTTATTATGCAGGATTATTTCATGATATATGTAAAGAAATGAATGAAGATTCTTTTAGGAATTTTTTAGGTCAATTTTACTTTGATATAAATGATAAAAATAAATATCCTTTTCACAAGTTGCACCAAATGGCAGGAGCTCATTGAGTCAGAGACATATATATGAATGAGAATAAAGATATTTTTAATGCCATTTATATTCATACAACTTTATCGCCTGAGCTTAGTGTTCTTGATAAAATAATATTTATAGCTGATAAGATTTGTGATGGAAGAGCATTTGATGGAGTTCAAAAACTAAGAAAAATTGCTTTAGAAAATTTTGATGAAGGTTTTAAAGAAGTTGTCCGCAGAACTTATCATTATAATTTGGAAAAAGGTGTCAAATTCACAATTGAACAATTAAATGTTTATAATAAATGAATGAAAGATTAA
- a CDS encoding pseudouridine synthase — MKNLIRVQKIIAQSGIASRRAAEQLIIEGKVLINGKKALLGDKASFDDEIKVNNKIIHVSNSKNFIYILLNKPKNTITTVKDPNGRKTVIDLIETKERIVPVGRLDRDTTGALLLTTDYELVNKLTHPRYEIQRTYRVRIDEPLSLRKFKELNSGVIVNGKMSYQIVDQVETKSYLVTLHVGSYHHVKKLFESIGHKVINLKRVSFANLNVEKMQEGSYRALSFKELKDLKSLIKMQELKWEKKQN, encoded by the coding sequence ATGAAAAATTTAATAAGGGTACAAAAAATAATAGCACAGTCTGGTATTGCATCAAGGCGTGCTGCAGAGCAATTAATTATTGAAGGAAAAGTGTTAATTAATGGCAAAAAAGCATTGCTTGGTGATAAAGCTTCCTTTGATGATGAAATAAAAGTGAATAATAAAATTATTCATGTTTCTAATTCAAAAAATTTTATTTATATCCTATTAAATAAGCCAAAAAATACAATTACCACTGTTAAAGATCCTAATGGAAGAAAAACTGTGATAGATTTAATTGAAACTAAAGAAAGGATTGTTCCAGTTGGCAGGTTAGATAGAGATACTACAGGTGCGCTTCTTTTAACAACTGATTATGAATTAGTTAATAAATTAACACATCCTAGATATGAAATACAAAGAACATATAGAGTTAGGATAGACGAACCATTGTCTCTTAGAAAATTTAAAGAATTAAATTCAGGAGTTATTGTTAATGGAAAAATGAGTTATCAAATAGTTGATCAAGTAGAAACTAAAAGTTATCTTGTAACTTTGCATGTTGGATCATACCATCATGTAAAAAAATTGTTTGAATCAATAGGGCATAAAGTTATTAACTTAAAAAGAGTTAGTTTTGCAAATTTAAATGTTGAAAAAATGCAAGAAGGAAGTTATAGAGCCTTAAGCTTTAAGGAATTAAAAGATTTAAAATCCTTAATAAAAATGCAAGAGTTAAAATGAGAAAAAAAACAAAACTAA
- a CDS encoding MAG0770 family lipoprotein, with protein MRKKTKLKFYLCIFSPIYLSPILTSCQSSFWDQQNIFESEFHRDFFRQYSLYKGTWEKILNFVKDEKNINSYYLENYKKVKEIDDAWRKTIDVITEKGNRKNLLNEKYYYSSFGYFDENNNFNETDIFSDNKKVNIVHELTKDPEDKSLNIRTMMTYISYINYEMNSIIQDWIKRLENDSVFYLFYRQFINHKGWPFFRNHGSRGLDRQKVFFDNLIGYSNRMESEFQSRYYDSSRIKVDYKKIINSNPEENYGHSHALINLWNEWNGSIVPKINEKNHERIWDNNLIYSVVNFFKSIYKKAEKIKLKNNANLILRLQNKTNSEEIIDLDIKKLFDNFLLQIVDDFENWNIKIYYPEKDYRDLEYIFKDNFEELMSIASKIERIINNYKN; from the coding sequence ATGAGAAAAAAAACAAAACTAAAATTTTATTTGTGTATTTTTTCTCCAATTTATTTAAGCCCCATTTTAACAAGTTGCCAAAGTAGTTTTTGAGATCAACAAAATATATTTGAATCTGAATTTCATAGGGATTTTTTTCGCCAATATTCCTTATATAAAGGAACTTGAGAAAAAATTTTAAATTTTGTAAAAGATGAAAAAAATATAAATAGTTATTATCTTGAAAACTATAAAAAAGTAAAAGAAATTGATGATGCTTGACGAAAAACAATAGATGTAATAACTGAAAAAGGAAATAGAAAAAACTTATTAAATGAAAAATATTACTATTCAAGTTTTGGATATTTCGATGAGAACAACAATTTCAATGAAACAGATATTTTTTCAGATAATAAGAAAGTTAATATTGTTCATGAATTAACAAAAGACCCTGAAGATAAGTCTTTAAATATTAGAACTATGATGACATATATTTCTTACATTAATTATGAAATGAATAGCATTATTCAAGATTGAATTAAAAGATTAGAGAATGACTCAGTATTCTATCTATTTTATAGACAATTTATAAATCATAAAGGGTGACCATTTTTTAGAAATCACGGTTCTAGAGGTCTTGATCGTCAAAAGGTATTTTTTGATAATTTAATAGGATACTCAAATAGGATGGAAAGTGAATTTCAATCTCGTTATTATGATAGCAGTAGAATAAAAGTTGATTATAAAAAAATAATTAATTCTAATCCAGAAGAAAATTATGGCCATTCTCATGCTTTGATTAATTTGTGAAATGAATGAAATGGTTCAATTGTACCCAAAATTAATGAAAAGAATCATGAAAGAATTTGAGATAATAATTTAATTTATTCTGTTGTTAATTTTTTCAAATCTATCTATAAAAAAGCAGAAAAAATAAAATTAAAAAATAATGCAAATTTAATTTTAAGATTACAAAACAAGACTAACAGTGAAGAAATTATTGATCTAGATATAAAAAAATTATTTGATAACTTTTTATTACAAATAGTTGATGATTTCGAGAATTGAAACATTAAAATTTATTATCCTGAAAAAGATTATAGGGATTTAGAGTATATCTTTAAAGATAATTTTGAAGAATTAATGTCAATAGCATCTAAAATTGAAAGAATTATTAATAATTATAAAAACTAA